One part of the Phoenix dactylifera cultivar Barhee BC4 chromosome 4, palm_55x_up_171113_PBpolish2nd_filt_p, whole genome shotgun sequence genome encodes these proteins:
- the LOC103711158 gene encoding protein indeterminate-domain 7-like, with amino-acid sequence MMKGLGIQQHQVLEEIMSNLTSASGEASVSSNQQSSFASTTPNPVKKKRSLPGNPDPDAEVIALSPKTLMTTNRFVCEICNKGFQRDQNLQLHRRGHNLPWKLKQRTNKEVRKKVYICPEVTCVHHDASRALGDLTGIKKHFCRKHGEKRWKCDKCSKKYAVQSDWKAHNKICGTREYRCNCGTLFSRRDSFITHRAFCDALAEESARAITAKPMANHHPLPCSQPTAPHDLSTPYTSIHQAQFPHLMRTAEASTSTASSQGLQELSLKGEHQQQDFGIRREIPPWVACQGPGPPPDLPPSIYSPRLGPEFRNENQPPHPQLYQSSAATPHLSATALLQKAAQMGATMSRTPHTGQISAPRFGLGLPSHKEMCGGGGGALVLEDMMMASMPSAPGLGGWSFEGALGGMLESKREGNGVEGLLRSHGRNEGGGGGGGGASDGMTRDFLGLRAFSHGEILSMAGLDPCMASSSYEQPPQNKEPWHG; translated from the exons ATGATGAAAGGGTTGGGAATTCAGCAGCACCAAGTGTTGGAGGAGATTATGTCCAACCTCACTTCTGCCTCTGGTGAAGCCAGTGTCTCTTCAAACCAGCAGTCTTCTTTTGCCTCTACTACCCCAAATCCAGTCAAGAAAAAGAGGAGCCTTCCAGGAAACCCAG ACCCGGATGCTGAAGTGATAGCACTGTCCCCCAAGACACTGATGACAACAAATAGGTTTGTGTGTGAGATCTGCAACAAAGGCTTCCAGAGGGACCAGAACCTCCAGCTCCACAGAAGGGGTCATAACCTTCCATGGAAGCTGAAGCAAAGAACCAACAAGGAGGTGAGGAAGAAGGTGTACATCTGCCCAGAGGTCACATGTGTGCACCATGATGCCTCCAGGGCTCTTGGGGACCTCACTGGGATCAAGAAGCACTTCTGCAGGAAGCATGGGGAGAAGAGGTGGAAATGTGACAAGTGCTCCAAGAAATATGCTGTTCAATCTGATTGGAAAGCCCACAACAAGATCTGTGGCACAAGGGAATATAGATGTAACTGTGGAACCCTCTTCTCAAG AAGGGACAGCTTTATCACCCACAGAGCCTTTTGTGATGCATTGGCTGAAGAAAGTGCAAGAGCCATCACAGCGAAACCTATGGCTAATCACCATCCACTGCCATGCTCTCAGCCCACAGCACCCCATGACCTCTCTACTCCATATACCAGCATACACCAAGCCCAGTTCCCTCACCTGATGAGAACTGCAGAGGCCAGCACCAGCACTGCAAGCAGCCAGGGTCTCCAAGAGCTCTCACTAAAAGGAGAGCACCAGCAGCAGGACTTCGGGATCAGGCGCGAAATCCCACCGTGGGTAGCCTGTCAAGGCCCTGGCCCACCTCCTGACCTCCCTCCCTCTATTTACTCACCAAGGTTGGGACCTGAGTTCAGAAATGAGAACCAACCCCCTCACCCACAGCTATACCAATCCTCGGCAGCCACCCCTCACCTGTCAGCCACTGCACTGCTTCAGAAGGCAGCTCAGATGGGCGCAACCATGAGTAGAACCCCTCACACTGGTCAGATCAGTGCCCCTCGTTTTGGCCTCGGCTTGCCATCGCACAAAGAGATGTGTGGGGGTGGAGGTGGTGCTCTTGTGCTCGAAGATATGATGATGGCTTCTATGCCATCAGCTCCTGGTCTTGGTGGATGGTCTTTTGAAGGAGCTTTGGGTGGAATGCTGGAATCGAAGAGAGAGGGGAACGGTGTTGAGGGCCTCTTAAGAAGCCATGGAAGGAATGAAGGAGGGGGAGGTGGCGGTGGTGGTGCAAGTGATGGAATGACAAGAGACTTCCTGGGTCTTCGGGCCTTCTCCCATGGGGAGATTCTCAGCATGGCTGGGCTGGACCCCTGCATGGCCTCCTCTTCATACGAGCAGCCCCCGCAGAACAAGGAACCATGGCATGGGTAG